One Deinococcus psychrotolerans genomic window carries:
- a CDS encoding NADPH-dependent FMN reductase, producing the protein MAESVHALKDATQATDALLIATPEYNYSVPGGACALLHVRSMSDPHPNESGKAGRCSPLPCSTRDFRR; encoded by the coding sequence GTGGCCGAAAGCGTGCATGCGCTGAAAGACGCCACTCAGGCCACCGACGCCCTGCTGATTGCCACACCCGAGTACAACTACAGCGTTCCCGGCGGTGCTTGCGCTTTACTCCATGTCCGATCAATGTCAGACCCTCACCCGAACGAGTCGGGTAAGGCAGGGCGATGCTCTCCCCTCCCCTGCTCCACCCGAGACTTCCGTCGCTGA